The window TTCCTCACTGTCGCTGGCTGTGGCGAGAGCCCGATTGTCCCGCCATCGTAGATCACGACGGTGCCAGTGGATGTGCATGGGTGCTCTGTACGGTCATAATCGTGAAACGATCTGGGTCGCGGCGAACGTGTTACGGCGAGTGCTTCACTGTGGGCTTCGCCGACGGTGCGCCCGAAGGAACGTAACGAGGGAGTGTCGAAGCCCCTCGAGGCTGTAGTTGACGCCGACGTAGACGCTAATCACCGCGAGAATGGTTCCGGCGACGACGTCCGAGAACCAGTGGATGCCGAGATACATCGTCGCAACCATCACGCCCAGGGCGAGAAATCCGGAGAGGATCGTCCACAGTGGATACTCATCGCGGGTGACCCAGGCGAGCAAGAACACCGTGACCGAGAGCGAGGTGTGCAGCGACGGGAACACGTTGGTGTTCTGGTTCACCTCGTTCGTCAGGAACCTGGACTGCGGATGGGCTTCGTACAGCACAGGGATCACTTCGATCGCGAGGATGTTTCGCGGGCCGTAGGCAATGAAGAGCGTGTAAAAAAGCAATCCCAGCGCGTAGTTGACGGTGAACGCGAGGACGAGCGAGGAGAACCGATCCATTCTCCGGAGCGAAAAGTACGCGATAAACGGGAACAACAACAGGAAGGCGTAGCCATGGATGTAGATAAAGACGAAAAACGAGGACAAGAGGTCCGTTTCGAGCGCCTGGAGGATGACGACCGGATTCTGACCGAAGAGTTCCCCCTCGAACTTTTCGATCTGGGAGGTAATCTCCCGCCCGACGACGCGAAACTGAAGCCAATGGATGAGATCCTGGTTCCACCAGCGGAAAAAGAGAACGCTGCCAAGTGCGGCGAGCGGAAGCGCCATCGCTCGAGCACGCCATCGAAAGCCTCGAGCCGCGTGGATGAATCTATCGGGGCCGACGATGACTAACGTCGCGACGACGAGCATCGTCCCCACGATAAGGGCGAGTTCGCGGATGACTCCCTCGAGGGCCATATCGTGTAACCTACGTGCTCGAAGGGATTAAAGGAACCCCTTCGTTACGTGCTGGTGGTCTCGAACCCAGCTACAGGGTCGTGGTGGAACTGTTCGACCCGCGCTCTGAAGATGGTGTGGAACTATTCGATCCGTAAACCGAAGTGACAAATATATCTGCATGGGCGATGCTATTCGACTAACTCGTCGTTGACGTAGTTGTATCCTGCCTCCTCGAACAGTTCACGCGTGAGATCCGTGTCGAGATCCCCGTCGCTTCCGGGAAAACTGTAGTCACTTGCTGGGTGTGGACTGTCCCAATCCTGTCGGCGCACGCCGACGAACGAGCTATGCGTATCCGGAATGGCCGCGTGCCCATCGAAGAACGCCTCGACGACGTGCTCCCTATCGACGAGTCGGGAAACCACTCCCCTGAACCGTCGGTTTCCGAGCGACGCGTGTCGGAGGTTGTACCCGATCATGTAGAACGCGCTCGTTTCTCGTTTGACCCGTTGGATCTCCTCCTCGGAGTCGATATCCTCGAACCGGTCGATGGGGAGTTCGTTGCCGATGATGTCGATGTCGCCATCGCGAAGCGCATCCAGGGCGGCCCCCGCGTTCGGCAGCACTTGATACTGTAGCCCGTCGAAACTGGTCTCATCGTTATCCTGTGTCGTTCCCGACGAATCCTCACGTTGCCTGGTCTCCGTCTCGGTGTCCGTGTCGTTGTCATCCGTGTCCGCTCCCGCCCCCTCATCATCAGGTTCGTCGTCCCCGGTTTCATCGTCACCGGGCTCGCCGTCCCCGGTTTCGTCGCCGGGTTCGTCGTCATCAGGTTCGTCGTCCGACCGAAGAAACACGTGATCGTCGAATAGCTCGAGTGTGAGCGACTCGTTCTCTTCACTGTCTACGTAGCGGAACAGTCCCGAACCGACTGGTTCGTCGTTATCCCAGGTGAGGGCTTCGGTACGGTGGTCACCGTCCAGGTCAGTACGCTCGTTCCAGATGTGTGCCGGCAGGAGCGGGATCGTAAACCCCCAGGTGGCGACTTCCTGTGACGCAGTGCCAAATGAGACGCGTACCGTTCGTCCGTCTATCACCGTCGTCTCTTCGATCAAGGATTGGCGACCACGGTAGCGTGGAGCCGTCACCGGACTCTCTGCCTCGCCCATTGAGGTGTCGGCCAGGAACGCCGTCGTAAACTTGACGTCATCGGCGTCTATCGGTTCGCCGTCGTGCCACTGGAGATCATCGCGGAGGGTAACGGTTGCCTCCACGGTACGTCCGGACTGTCCCCACTCGATCGACTCAGCGAGCCACAGCTGGTATTCGTCGTCGACCTTCCGAACCAGCGGATCGTACAACAGATCGAGAATCACGCTCACGTCGCTCAGATCGACGGCGATGGGGTTGAGCCGACCGATCAATTGCTGACCGAAGAGACCGATTCGAAGCGGTCGTTCGGCGGCCTCCTCCGATGGTGCGTTCGACACTGCCTCGAGGAACTCCTGTGGCGTGTTTGGAACGATGGCCGTCGGAAGCTCCGACCGAACGGCACCCAGGTGATCGTGGTATGCAACGACGGTGTAGGGTGCCATGTCATCATC of the Natronosalvus vescus genome contains:
- a CDS encoding phosphatase PAP2 family protein; translated protein: MALEGVIRELALIVGTMLVVATLVIVGPDRFIHAARGFRWRARAMALPLAALGSVLFFRWWNQDLIHWLQFRVVGREITSQIEKFEGELFGQNPVVILQALETDLLSSFFVFIYIHGYAFLLLFPFIAYFSLRRMDRFSSLVLAFTVNYALGLLFYTLFIAYGPRNILAIEVIPVLYEAHPQSRFLTNEVNQNTNVFPSLHTSLSVTVFLLAWVTRDEYPLWTILSGFLALGVMVATMYLGIHWFSDVVAGTILAVISVYVGVNYSLEGLRHSLVTFLRAHRRRSPQ
- a CDS encoding ABC transporter substrate-binding protein, which encodes MDDRVRRRQLLATLGMASSGVLAGCSEYVWSRAENTAPEQIALQLKTVPADDDLKAARIANHLTESLRAAGIDTDHIAMDEPELHREVLIERDYDLFVMRYPGIEEVDSLRSLLHSDYVGEQGWQNPFSFSDPTADDYLDDQRQAAGTEREAIYNDLFSYLVDDDMAPYTVVAYHDHLGAVRSELPTAIVPNTPQEFLEAVSNAPSEEAAERPLRIGLFGQQLIGRLNPIAVDLSDVSVILDLLYDPLVRKVDDEYQLWLAESIEWGQSGRTVEATVTLRDDLQWHDGEPIDADDVKFTTAFLADTSMGEAESPVTAPRYRGRQSLIEETTVIDGRTVRVSFGTASQEVATWGFTIPLLPAHIWNERTDLDGDHRTEALTWDNDEPVGSGLFRYVDSEENESLTLELFDDHVFLRSDDEPDDDEPGDETGDGEPGDDETGDDEPDDEGAGADTDDNDTDTETETRQREDSSGTTQDNDETSFDGLQYQVLPNAGAALDALRDGDIDIIGNELPIDRFEDIDSEEEIQRVKRETSAFYMIGYNLRHASLGNRRFRGVVSRLVDREHVVEAFFDGHAAIPDTHSSFVGVRRQDWDSPHPASDYSFPGSDGDLDTDLTRELFEEAGYNYVNDELVE